The DNA segment GTGGTGGGCCGCCTCTACTTCGAGGACGTCATCACCCCTGTCTGGCGGGACAACGCCGCGCAGGTGGAGATCCTCCCGATGGTGCGCCACGAGGCGTTCCCGGGCCTGGTGCTGGAGGCCGTCGCGGGCGTGGCCGTCACCGAGGACCTGCGGGACATCTACCAGTTCCGCGTCCTGCTCGGCGCGACCTACGAGTTCGACCTCTCCTCGGGGCCCAAGCTGCCCAAGAGCAAGGAGGACCTGCGTCCGCCCAGGAAACCCGCGCCCAAGCGCCGCCGCTGAACATTCCCTCTGTGCGAACCCAGACGCCCCGGCGTGGGGAGGCAGGCGCGCCGGGGCATGTGGGCGTCCAGTCCTGAAAGCGCGGCTGTTGCCTGGGGGGCATTGGGAGGGGGCCGGGGCGTCCATACCCTTGCAGGCCACATCGACCTGAAGCGAGGCCCCCCGATGTCGAAACCCCGCTGCCCGTGTCACTCGCGGTTGTTGCGTGTCCCGGCCCTGGTGCTCTCCTTGATGCTGTGCAGCGCATGTGAGCCCGTGGGCCGGATCGAGCTCCCCGAGGCGCAAGCCTTTCCCGTGGATCCGGCGTCTTCGCCTCAGGAGGATTCGACTCCGCCCGTCGTACCGCCGGCCCCCGCCGGTCTTCGCTCCGTCGCGACCTGGGAGGGGATGTTCCTGGAGGAGTGGGGGCGTGCGCACATGCAGACCTTCCTGCCCTGGAGCAACTCGCGCGACAGCTGGGACTTCTACAACCTGGCCTACGGCCTGGACGCCAACACCGCGATGTACCGCGCCACCGGGAGGCGGGCGTACCTGGACCGGGCGCTGCTCTACGTCAACAACCTGGTGGCCTCCGCGCGCGTCTCCTCGGCGCTCCCGGGCAGCCAGTTCAAGGACGGGTACCTGGGCTGGACCTCGGCGCTCTCCGTGCCGGCCGGGCAGGAGGTGCCGCTGTATGAGAGCTATTGCTGGCGCTACGTGACGCGCCTGCTGCGCGTCATCCGTGAGACGCCGGACCTCTACGCCTCCGCCACCTACCGCGCGCAGTACGACCGGCTGCTGGCGTTCACCGAGAAGAACATCTTCGACAAGTGGTTCACGCGCGGGGCCAACGACTTCATCTATCGCAACCGCACGCACATGGCCGCGCACTGGGCCTTCATCTCCATGGACCTGTCGCGGATGACCCCGGACCCCGAGCGCAAGGCGCGCTACCTGGAGGTCTTCGACAACATCAACCGCGGCATGCCGAACTTCCCGTCGTCGCTGCGCTCGAAGCTGGAGCCCAACCCGGACCACCCGGCGGCCTGGTTCTGGAATGACAGGTGGGACTCGGACGCCCAGCCCGGTCAGGACGTGGCGCACGCGAACAACGTGCTGGCCTTCATCGTCGAGGCCCACGACGCGGGCATGGAGTGGAAGGACGCGGACATCCGCGGGTTCGTCGCGACGCTCAACACCGTCATCTGGCCCGCGCCCAGGGTGTATGCGGAGTTCGTGGATGGCACGGGGACGGGGGATGGCTGGTTCAACGACGGGTTGATGAAGCTGGGCCGCTACGACATCGACCTCCAGCGCCGTCTGGAGCAGCACCGCGTCGGGCAGAACAGCCAGTTCTTCGCCAACGGCGCGCTCAACGTGCGGCTGCTGTCCGAACAGGCCCTGCGGTAGGCCGCGTGGCTTTGGGGAGGGGAGGCCGGTGCGCGTCTTGCGCGTGCCGGCTCCTCCTTCCCCCGCGGGTCAGCGGGCCGTGCGCGCTCCAGGGAGCAGGCGGACGCCCAGGGCCGCCAGCGAGGTGAGCGTCGCGAGCAGCGTCACCGCCGTCCATCCCCACCGCGCCAGCACGAGGCTGCCGCTGGCCGCGCCGATGGACATGCCGATGAACATGGTGACGAACAGCACCGCGTTGAGGCGGCTGCGAGCGGCGGGGTCGATGCCGAAGACCAGGGTCTGGTGCGCCACGAGCGTGATCTGCGCCCCCAGGTCGAAGCCGATGGCGCTGGCGCCAATCAGCCACAACTGGTGGTTCGGCTCCAGCCACGGCGCCGCGAACATCGTGGCGAAGGAGACGACGGTCAGGCCGGCGCCCAGCCGGGTGACGACCTCCGGCCCGAAGCGATCCGCGATGCGTCCCGCCACCGGCGCGCCCAGGGCGCCCGCCGCGCCCGCCAGGCCAAAGGCACCCGCGGCCGCGCTGCCCAGGTGGAACGGAGCGCCATGCAGCATCACCGCGAGCGTGGACCAGAACGCGCTGAAGCCGATGGAGATCAGCCCCTGCGCCAGCGCCGCCCGGCGAAGCGCCCCGTACCTGCGCCACAGGACAGCGAGCGAGCCGAGCAGGGCGCCGTAGGACAGCGTGTTGGTCGGGTGGAAGCGGGGCAGGCCGCGCCAGGCCGCCACGCCGATGAACGCCACGCTGGCGGCGGCGACCGCGTACATGGCGCGCCAGCCGAAGTGCTCGGCGACCACGCCGCTGATGACGCGGGACAGGAGGATGCCGAGCAGCAGGCCGGTCATCACCGTGCCGACGACCTTGCCGCGCTCCTGCTCGGGGGCCAGCGTCGCGGCGGCCGGCACGATGTCCTGCGCCAGGGTCGCCGTCAGGCCGACGGCGAAGCTCACGAGCAGCAGCAGGTGGATGCCCGGGGCGATGCCGCCCAGCAGCAGCGCCACGCTCAGCAGGGCCGCCTTGATGAGGATGATGCGGCGGCGGTCGAAGCGGTCGCCCAGCGGCGTCAGCAGCAGGATGCCCAGCGCGTAGCCCAGTTGCGTGAGCATGGGCACCAGGCCCACCGCGGTGTCGGAGGCGCCGATGGAGCCCGCCATCACCCCGAGCATCGGCTGGCTGTAATAGATGGACGCCACGGACAGGCCGGCGCTCGCGGCCAGCAGCAGGCGCAGGCCGCTGGACAGGGACGGGCTGGCGGCGGCGGAGACCCGCGAAGGGAGGGGGAGGTTTCCGGCGGTTCCATGTACGGCGCGAATGAAGGACATGATGTGCACCTCGGGTGCTGCGCGACGAGGTGACAGTGCGCCAGAGGGGAAGGGCGCGGTAGACGCGTGCTCCGTACAGCGGTTATACGCTGGGCGTATCACCATGCCCTCCTCTTCGAAGCCGTCCCGGTCGCGGGTCCCCGTCCCCGCCGCGCCCGTCAGCGCGGACCGGCTGGAGCTGATGCAGACCTTCCTGCGCATCGTCGACGCGGGGAGCCTGTCCTCCGCCGCCGCGCAACTGGGCACCACGCAGCCCACGGTGAGCCGCCGGCTCCAGGCGCTGGAGCGCTCGCTGGGGCTGCGGCTGCTGCAGCGCTCCACCCACGCGATGAAGCTCACCGAGGACGGCGTGCGCTGCTACGCGCGGGCGAAGGAGCTGCTGGCCAGTTGGGAGCTGTTCGAGTCCGACCTGCGCGGGGCGAGCGACGAACCGGAGGGCACGCTGCGCGTCGTGGTGCCGCACGCGTTCGGGCAGCAGTTGCTGGTGGAGCCGCTGACGGAATACCTGGGCCGCCACCCGCGAGTCTCCGTCGAGTGGCTGCTGCACGACCGGGCGGTGGACTTCATCGCGGACGCCATCGATTGCGCGATCCACGTCGGCGAGGTGCATGACCCCAGCGTGGTGGCGCTCCGCGTGGCCGAGGTGCCGCGCATCGTCGCGGCCGCGCCCTCCGTGCTGGCGGGCATCCCGGTGCCGACGCATCCCGACGAGCTGGCCAGGCTGCCCTGGCTGTCGCTGCGCACGTTCTATCGCAACGAGCTGTCCCTGACCCACGTGGCCACCAGCGAGGTCCAGCCCATTATCTTCCAGCCACGCATGAGCACGGACAGCCTCTACGCGCTTCGCAGCGCGGCGGTGAAGGGGCTCGGCGTCTGCGCAGGCTCGTCCTGGGTGATGCACGAGGAGATCCAGCGGGGGCGGCTCGTGCACCTGGTGCCGCGATGGCAGGCTGCGCCGCTGCCCTTGTACCTGGTCTATCCCGCCGCGCGGTTCCATCCGGCGAGGCTGCGCAGGTTCGTGGAGCTGATGCGGGAGCGGATTCCCGCGGCCCTGGCCGTGGCGGTGCGCTGATCCATCCGTGATAGGCTTTGAGCGCTTTCCCGGTGCAATGCCATTCCACGAAGAGGAGCGTCCATGAAGAAGACCGCGCTGCTGTCCTTGCTGTCTGGGTTGCTGCTGGTGGCCTGTGGTGGCGTCCCCGACTCGAGCTCCGAACCGGCCGATGCGCCCCTGGGCACGACCGAGGCCGCGGTGTGCTCCGACGGAAGCTGTACGTGTATCGCGCCGGACTGCGACGCCCTGAACTGGACGACCTGCGGGAAGGGAAGCGCCACGACGACGTGCTCCTGGAATGACGGCACCACTTGCAGGACCGCCACCTGCACCTGCTCGAGCATGAGGTGGCTCTGCCCTTGAGGAGGCCGTAACGCCTCGGCGGCGCCCGTGTCCCGCCGTGCTACCTGGCGGCGGGCACGAGGCCGTAGAGGGTGGTGATCTCCTTGGAGCGCGCGGCGTGCAGCGGGTCCGCCTTGTCCTTCGCCTTGGAGTGCCGCGCCGGGTTGGACTTGCGCCACGCCACCTTCAGCCCGCAGCGCTCGAACTGCTCCTCGAGCCACCCGGCCGGACGCAGACCCAGCAGCACCGCCAGGTCCGACAGGATGAGCAATCCCTCTCCACCTGGCGTCAGCGCGGCGGGGAGCCCTTCGAGGAAGCGCCGCAGGAACTGGCTGTCCTCGTCGAACACCGCGCGGTCCACCCGGTTCTTGGGCGGCTCGGGGATCCACGGCGGGTTGCAGACGACGAGGTCCGCCTTGCCCTCCGGGAACAGGTCCGCCTCCGCCACCTGGAAGCGCTGGGCAAGGCCGAGCCGCTCCGCGTTCTCCCGTGCGCACGCCACCGCGCGGGAGTCGCAGTCCGTGGCCTGCGCGAACGCCGCGCCGCGCTGCAGGAGGAGGAAGGAGAGGACACCGGTGCCGGTGCCCACGTCGAACACGCGCTTGCCCTTCACGTCCGGTAC comes from the Corallococcus macrosporus genome and includes:
- a CDS encoding MFS transporter, which codes for MSFIRAVHGTAGNLPLPSRVSAAASPSLSSGLRLLLAASAGLSVASIYYSQPMLGVMAGSIGASDTAVGLVPMLTQLGYALGILLLTPLGDRFDRRRIILIKAALLSVALLLGGIAPGIHLLLLVSFAVGLTATLAQDIVPAAATLAPEQERGKVVGTVMTGLLLGILLSRVISGVVAEHFGWRAMYAVAAASVAFIGVAAWRGLPRFHPTNTLSYGALLGSLAVLWRRYGALRRAALAQGLISIGFSAFWSTLAVMLHGAPFHLGSAAAGAFGLAGAAGALGAPVAGRIADRFGPEVVTRLGAGLTVVSFATMFAAPWLEPNHQLWLIGASAIGFDLGAQITLVAHQTLVFGIDPAARSRLNAVLFVTMFIGMSIGAASGSLVLARWGWTAVTLLATLTSLAALGVRLLPGARTAR
- a CDS encoding LysR family transcriptional regulator, translating into MPSSSKPSRSRVPVPAAPVSADRLELMQTFLRIVDAGSLSSAAAQLGTTQPTVSRRLQALERSLGLRLLQRSTHAMKLTEDGVRCYARAKELLASWELFESDLRGASDEPEGTLRVVVPHAFGQQLLVEPLTEYLGRHPRVSVEWLLHDRAVDFIADAIDCAIHVGEVHDPSVVALRVAEVPRIVAAAPSVLAGIPVPTHPDELARLPWLSLRTFYRNELSLTHVATSEVQPIIFQPRMSTDSLYALRSAAVKGLGVCAGSSWVMHEEIQRGRLVHLVPRWQAAPLPLYLVYPAARFHPARLRRFVELMRERIPAALAVAVR